A genomic region of Streptomyces sp. NBC_00237 contains the following coding sequences:
- the hpt gene encoding hypoxanthine phosphoribosyltransferase: MRVDANDMGTDLKSVLITKEEIDAKLAELAAEVDAEYAGKDLLIVGVLKGAVMVMADLARALSTPLTMDWMAVSSYGAGTQSSGVVRILKDLDTDIKGKHVLIVEDIIDSGLTLSWLLSNLGSREPASLNVCTLLRKPEAAKVAIDVKWVGFDIPNEFVVGYGLDYAEKYRNLPFVGTLAPHVYGG, translated from the coding sequence ATGCGGGTGGACGCGAACGACATGGGCACCGACCTCAAGTCGGTGCTCATCACCAAGGAAGAGATCGACGCGAAGCTGGCCGAGCTGGCCGCCGAGGTCGACGCGGAGTACGCGGGCAAGGACCTGCTCATCGTCGGGGTGCTGAAGGGCGCCGTGATGGTGATGGCGGACCTGGCGCGTGCGCTGTCCACCCCGCTGACCATGGACTGGATGGCGGTGTCGTCGTACGGCGCGGGCACCCAGTCCTCCGGCGTGGTCCGGATCCTCAAGGACCTGGACACCGACATCAAGGGCAAGCACGTCCTGATCGTCGAGGACATCATCGACTCCGGCCTGACGCTGTCGTGGCTGCTGTCGAACCTCGGCTCGCGCGAGCCGGCCTCCCTGAACGTGTGCACGCTGCTGCGCAAGCCGGAGGCCGCGAAGGTCGCCATCGACGTGAAGTGGGTCGGTTTCGACATTCCGAATGAGTTTGTCGTCGGATACGGCCTGGATTACGCCGAGAAGTACCGCAATCTCCCCTTCGTCGGGACTCTCGCGCCCCACGTCTACGGGGGCTGA
- a CDS encoding zinc-dependent metalloprotease, with protein MTSLGGAASSGMVDWKLAVATATRLVRPGPDISREEARAVVAELRRHAKASEEHVRAFTRMIPEGAEPEDTPVLVVDRTGWVKANVAGFRELLKPLLKKMEERRGSTPGGAVLGAVGGKVTGVEVGMLLSFLSSRVLGQYETFAPATRDLPSGENGGGRLLLVAPNIVHVERELEVDPHDFRLWVCLHEETHRTQFTAVPWLRDHLEGEIQAFLSETDVDPMTLLERVREAVQSFAGSRPEGEEDEGGRSLVELVQSPAQREILGRLTAVMSLLEGHADYVMDGVGPQVVPSVAEIREKFQQRRAKGASRLDLALRRLLGLDAKLRQYKDGERFVRAVVEEVGMDGFNRIWTSPNTLPTKAEIAKPADWVARVHRKGEA; from the coding sequence ATGACGAGCCTCGGTGGTGCAGCCTCATCAGGGATGGTCGACTGGAAGCTCGCGGTGGCGACCGCGACCCGACTCGTACGGCCGGGCCCGGACATCAGCCGGGAGGAGGCCCGCGCGGTCGTCGCGGAGCTCCGCCGGCACGCCAAGGCGTCCGAGGAGCACGTCCGCGCGTTCACCCGGATGATCCCGGAGGGGGCCGAGCCCGAGGACACCCCCGTCCTCGTCGTGGACCGAACCGGCTGGGTGAAGGCCAACGTCGCGGGCTTCAGGGAGCTGCTCAAGCCGCTCCTGAAGAAGATGGAGGAGCGGCGCGGGTCGACCCCGGGCGGTGCCGTCCTCGGTGCGGTCGGCGGCAAGGTGACCGGCGTCGAGGTCGGGATGCTGCTGTCGTTCCTCTCGTCGCGGGTGCTCGGACAGTACGAGACCTTCGCCCCGGCCACCCGGGACCTGCCCTCCGGTGAGAACGGCGGAGGGCGGCTCCTGCTCGTCGCGCCGAACATCGTCCACGTGGAGCGGGAACTCGAAGTCGACCCGCACGACTTCCGGCTCTGGGTGTGCCTGCACGAGGAGACGCACCGGACGCAGTTCACCGCCGTCCCCTGGCTGCGCGACCACCTGGAGGGCGAGATCCAGGCATTCCTGAGCGAGACCGACGTCGACCCGATGACGCTGCTCGAGCGCGTCAGGGAGGCCGTGCAGTCCTTCGCCGGGAGCCGCCCCGAAGGCGAGGAGGACGAAGGCGGACGCAGCCTCGTCGAGCTGGTGCAGAGCCCGGCGCAGCGCGAGATCCTCGGCAGGCTGACCGCCGTGATGTCACTGCTCGAAGGGCATGCGGACTACGTCATGGACGGGGTGGGGCCGCAGGTCGTGCCGTCCGTCGCGGAGATCCGGGAGAAGTTCCAGCAGCGCCGGGCGAAGGGCGCAAGCCGCCTCGACCTCGCCCTGCGCAGGCTGCTCGGTCTCGACGCCAAGCTGCGTCAGTACAAGGACGGCGAAAGGTTTGTGCGCGCGGTCGTGGAAGAGGTCGGGATGGACGGCTTCAACCGGATCTGGACCTCTCCGAACACACTCCCGACCAAGGCGGAGATCGCCAAACCGGCGGACTGGGTCGCGAGGGTGCACCGTAAGGGAGAAGCGTGA
- the tilS gene encoding tRNA lysidine(34) synthetase TilS — translation MGPHPAVAAIRLAVRRVLHDVMNDHRAHQDPRESAAPPLVLVACSGGADSMALASALAFEAPKLGVRAGGVTVDHNLQAGSGTRAAEVVARMTVLGLTPAEAVSVTVGRAGGPEAAARDARYAALDGAAQRHGAAAVLLGHTRDDQAETVLLGLARGSGTRSLSGMAAVSGAAGRYRRPFLQLDRQTARKACMVQSLPVWDDPHNADPAYTRSRLRQEGLPALEKALGKGVVEALARTAQLSRDDADALDHWAAEADRSVRDDTGRLECAKLYALPPAVRRRVLRKAVIEVGSPAGSLFARHIEEVDRLITGWRGQGVINLPGRVEAQRQGGRLVIRQG, via the coding sequence ATGGGTCCCCATCCTGCGGTCGCGGCGATACGCCTGGCGGTCCGCCGCGTACTCCACGACGTCATGAACGACCACCGTGCACATCAAGACCCGCGCGAGTCGGCCGCCCCGCCGCTCGTGCTCGTCGCCTGCTCCGGCGGCGCCGACTCCATGGCACTCGCCTCCGCACTCGCCTTCGAGGCGCCCAAGCTGGGCGTCCGCGCGGGCGGCGTCACCGTCGACCACAACCTCCAGGCGGGCTCCGGCACCCGGGCCGCCGAGGTGGTCGCCCGGATGACCGTCCTCGGCCTCACCCCCGCCGAGGCCGTCTCGGTGACCGTCGGCCGGGCGGGAGGCCCGGAGGCCGCCGCCAGGGACGCCCGCTACGCCGCCCTCGACGGCGCCGCCCAGCGGCACGGAGCCGCGGCGGTCCTCCTCGGGCACACCCGCGACGACCAGGCCGAGACCGTCCTCCTCGGCCTCGCCCGCGGTTCGGGCACCCGGTCCCTGTCCGGAATGGCGGCCGTCTCGGGGGCGGCCGGGCGCTACCGCCGACCCTTCCTCCAGCTCGACCGGCAGACCGCCCGCAAGGCATGCATGGTCCAGTCCCTGCCCGTCTGGGACGACCCGCACAACGCCGACCCCGCCTACACCCGCTCCCGGCTGCGCCAGGAAGGGCTGCCCGCCCTGGAGAAGGCGCTCGGCAAGGGCGTCGTCGAGGCCCTCGCCCGTACGGCGCAGCTGTCCCGCGACGACGCGGACGCACTCGACCACTGGGCCGCCGAGGCGGACCGTTCCGTCCGGGACGACACCGGGCGGCTGGAGTGCGCCAAGCTCTACGCGCTGCCGCCCGCGGTGCGCCGCAGGGTGCTCCGTAAAGCCGTCATCGAGGTGGGCTCGCCCGCCGGATCACTCTTCGCCCGGCACATCGAGGAGGTGGACCGGCTGATCACCGGATGGCGGGGGCAGGGGGTCATCAACCTCCCCGGCCGGGTGGAGGCTCAGCGGCAGGGTGGCAGACTGGTCATTCGGCAGGGCTGA
- a CDS encoding inorganic diphosphatase, which yields MEFDVTIEIPKGSRNKYEVDHETGRIRLDRRLFTSTSYPADYGFVENTLGEDGDPLDALVILDEPTFPGCVIKCRAIGMFRMTDEAGGDDKLLCVPASDPRVEHLRDIHHVSEFDRLEIQHFFEVYKDLEPGKSVEGADWVGRTEAEAEIEASYKRLEAQGGAH from the coding sequence GTGGAGTTCGACGTCACCATCGAGATTCCGAAGGGTTCGCGGAACAAGTACGAGGTGGACCACGAGACCGGCCGGATCCGCCTGGACCGTCGACTCTTCACCTCGACCAGCTACCCCGCGGACTACGGCTTCGTCGAGAACACCCTCGGCGAGGACGGTGACCCGCTGGACGCGCTGGTCATCCTGGACGAGCCCACGTTCCCGGGCTGCGTCATCAAGTGCCGCGCCATCGGCATGTTCCGCATGACGGACGAGGCCGGCGGCGACGACAAGCTGCTGTGCGTCCCGGCTTCGGACCCGCGCGTGGAGCACCTGCGCGACATCCACCACGTGTCGGAGTTCGACCGCCTGGAGATCCAGCACTTCTTCGAGGTCTACAAGGACCTGGAGCCGGGCAAGTCGGTCGAGGGCGCCGACTGGGTCGGTCGCACCGAGGCGGAGGCCGAGATCGAGGCTTCGTACAAGCGCCTTGAGGCGCAGGGCGGCGCGCACTGA
- the dacB gene encoding D-alanyl-D-alanine carboxypeptidase/D-alanyl-D-alanine-endopeptidase, with translation MPKLKTWQLTAGSAVAGLALAAGAVAVAGPWDSGQRKAERDLAVARDRTGGAHHASGRRDPAEPSPAPSARGVLSALGAPATTGDGSEHLKEVLAPLLDSAALGSVQSASVVDAVTGKQLYGSGEREVLTPASTVKIATAVAALAALGPDHRIATTVLATPDGRRIVLKGGGDPTLEKDGLRTLAADTARFLRDKGAGPVALAYDTSLYAGPDIHPIGKGNENVARVTSLMVNEGRTDGSHSGTGDRTPDPAGDAARTFAAELRAVGVEVTGEPASAQAPGGAEPVAKALSAPLSALVERTLTNSDNDIAEALARQTALAAGEEVSFAGAGKAVYDRLAKLDLPAEGLLNGAHFADGSGLDRSDKVSAALLTGLLARAADPAHPELRSVLTGLPVAGFSGTLSTRYGGDSAGPGLVRAKTGTLSGVNTLAGTAVTRGGRLVAFAFLAGNTPDRDPAQKALDGLASALISGG, from the coding sequence GTGCCCAAGCTCAAGACCTGGCAGCTCACGGCGGGCTCCGCCGTCGCCGGACTGGCACTTGCGGCCGGTGCCGTGGCCGTGGCGGGACCCTGGGACTCCGGTCAGCGTAAGGCCGAGCGGGACCTGGCGGTCGCCCGGGACCGTACGGGTGGCGCACATCACGCATCCGGGCGCCGGGACCCGGCCGAACCGTCCCCCGCGCCGAGCGCCCGCGGCGTCCTCAGCGCACTCGGCGCACCCGCCACGACAGGTGACGGTTCCGAGCACCTCAAAGAGGTGCTCGCGCCGCTCCTCGACAGTGCCGCCCTCGGGTCCGTGCAGTCCGCCTCCGTCGTGGACGCCGTCACCGGCAAGCAGCTGTACGGGAGTGGGGAGCGCGAGGTGCTGACGCCCGCCTCCACGGTCAAGATCGCCACGGCGGTCGCGGCCCTGGCGGCGCTGGGCCCCGACCACCGCATCGCCACCACCGTCCTCGCCACCCCCGACGGCAGGCGGATCGTCCTCAAGGGCGGCGGCGACCCCACCCTGGAGAAGGACGGACTGCGCACCCTCGCGGCCGACACTGCCCGCTTCCTGCGCGACAAGGGGGCGGGGCCCGTGGCGCTCGCGTACGACACGAGCCTGTACGCGGGACCCGACATCCACCCCATCGGCAAGGGCAACGAGAACGTCGCCCGGGTCACCTCCCTGATGGTGAACGAGGGGCGTACGGACGGTTCGCACAGCGGCACGGGGGACCGGACCCCCGACCCGGCGGGGGACGCGGCGCGCACCTTCGCGGCGGAGCTGCGCGCGGTGGGCGTCGAGGTGACGGGCGAGCCCGCGTCGGCCCAGGCCCCCGGCGGCGCCGAACCCGTCGCCAAGGCGCTCTCGGCCCCGCTGTCCGCCCTGGTCGAGCGGACCCTCACCAACAGCGACAACGACATCGCCGAGGCCCTCGCCCGGCAGACGGCGCTCGCGGCGGGCGAGGAGGTCAGCTTCGCGGGGGCGGGCAAGGCGGTGTACGACCGGCTCGCCAAGCTGGACCTTCCGGCGGAGGGCCTGCTGAACGGCGCCCACTTCGCGGACGGCAGCGGTCTCGACCGCTCGGACAAGGTGTCCGCGGCACTCCTGACGGGGCTGCTCGCGCGGGCGGCGGACCCGGCACACCCGGAGCTGCGCTCCGTACTCACGGGGCTGCCGGTGGCGGGCTTCAGCGGGACGCTGAGCACGCGGTACGGGGGAGACTCGGCGGGGCCGGGGCTGGTGCGCGCCAAGACCGGCACCCTGTCCGGGGTGAACACGCTGGCCGGGACGGCGGTCACCCGGGGCGGCCGGCTCGTCGCCTTCGCCTTCCTGGCGGGGAACACTCCTGATCGGGACCCGGCGCAGAAGGCCCTGGACGGCCTGGCCTCCGCCCTGATCTCCGGGGGCTGA